In Eleutherodactylus coqui strain aEleCoq1 chromosome 4, aEleCoq1.hap1, whole genome shotgun sequence, the following are encoded in one genomic region:
- the LOC136626798 gene encoding glutamine-rich protein 2-like yields MQRDPIEDSRVQRGARERDHIEDSRMQRGARERDHIEDSRMQRDPIEDSRVQRGARERDPIEDSRVQRGATERDHIEDSRVQRGATERDHIEDSRVQRGARERDQIEDSRVQRGARERDPIQDGRVQRGARERDPIQDGRVQRGARERDPIQDGRVQRGARERDPIQDGRVQRGARERDPIQDGRVQRDPIQDGRVQRDPIEDGRVQRDHIEDGRVQRDHIEDGRVQRDHIEDGRVQRDHIEDGRVQRDHIEDGRVQRDHIEDGRVQRDHIEDGRVQRDHIEDGRVQRDHIEDGRVQRDHIEDGRVQRDHIEDGRVQRDHIEDGRVQRDHIEDGRVQRDHIEDGRVQRDHIEDGRVQRDHIEDGRVQRDHIEDGRVQRDHIEDGRVQRDHIEDGRVQRDHIEDGRVQRDHIEDGRVQRDHIEDGRVQRDHIEDGRGQRDHIEDGRGQRDHIEDGRGQRDHIEDGRGQRDHIEDGRGQRDHIEDGRGQRDHIEDGRGQRDHIEDGRGQRDHIEDGRVQRDHIEDGRVQRDHIEDGRVQRDHIEDGRVQRGARERDHIEDSRVQRGSRERDHIEDSRVQRGARERDHIEDGRVQRGAKGAGSYRRQQGAERSQGARSYRRRQGAERSQGARSYRRQQDAARSQGARS; encoded by the coding sequence ATGCAGAGAGATCCTATAGAAGACAGCAGGGTGCAGCGAGGAGCCAGGGAGCGAGATCATATAGAAGACAGCAGGATGCAGAGAGGAGCCAGGGAGCGAGATCATATAGAAGACAGCAGGATGCAGAGAGATCCTATAGAAGACAGCCGGGTGCAGCGAGGAGCCAGGGAGCGAGATCCTATAGAAGACAGCAGGGTGCAGCGAGGAGCCACGGAGCGAGATCATATAGAAGACAGCAGGGTGCAGCGAGGAGCCACGGAGCGAGATCATATAGAAGACAGCAGGGTGCAGCGAGGAGCCAGGGAGCGAGATCAAATAGAAGACAGCAGGGTGCAGCGAGGAGCCAGAGAGCGAGATCCTATACAAGACGGCAGGGTGCAGCGAGGAGCCAGAGAGCGAGATCCTATACAAGACGGCAGGGTGCAGCGAGGAGCCAGAGAGCGAGATCCTATACAAGACGGCCGGGTGCAGCGAGGAGCCAGAGAGCGAGATCCTATACAAGACGGCAGGGTGCAGCGAGGAGCCAGAGAGCGAGATCCTATACAAGACGGCAGGGTGCAGCGAGATCCTATACAAGACGGCAGGGTGCAGCGAGATCCTATAGAAGACGGCAGGGTGCAGCGAGATCATATAGAAGACGGCAGGGTGCAGCGAGATCATATAGAAGACGGCAGGGTGCAGCGAGATCATATAGAAGACGGCAGGGTGCAGCGAGATCATATAGAAGACGGCAGGGTGCAGCGAGATCATATAGAAGACGGCAGGGTGCAGCGAGATCATATAGAAGACGGCAGGGTGCAGCGAGATCATATAGAAGACGGCAGGGTGCAGCGAGATCATATAGAAGACGGCAGGGTGCAGCGAGATCATATAGAAGACGGCAGGGTGCAGCGAGATCATATAGAAGACGGCAGGGTGCAGCGAGATCATATAGAAGACGGCAGGGTGCAGCGAGATCATATAGAAGACGGCAGGGTGCAGCGAGATCATATAGAAGACGGCAGGGTGCAGCGAGATCATATAGAAGACGGCAGGGTGCAGCGAGATCATATAGAAGACGGCAGGGTGCAGCGAGATCATATAGAAGACGGCAGGGTGCAGCGAGATCATATAGAAGACGGCAGGGTGCAGCGAGATCATATAGAAGACGGCAGGGTGCAGCGAGATCATATAGAAGACGGCAGGGTGCAGCGAGATCATATAGAAGACGGCAGGGTGCAGCGAGATCATATAGAAGACGGCAGGGTGCAGCGAGATCATATAGAAGACGGCAGGGTGCAGCGAGATCATATAGAAGACGGCAGGGGGCAGCGAGATCATATAGAAGACGGCAGGGGGCAGCGAGATCATATAGAAGACGGCAGGGGGCAGCGAGATCATATAGAAGACGGCAGGGGGCAGCGAGATCATATAGAAGACGGCAGGGGGCAGCGAGATCATATAGAAGACGGCAGGGGGCAGCGAGATCATATAGAAGACGGCAGGGGGCAGCGAGATCATATAGAAGACGGCAGGGGGCAGCGAGATCATATAGAAGACGGCAGGGTGCAGCGAGATCATATAGAAGACGGCAGGGTGCAGCGAGATCATATAGAAGACGGCAGGGTGCAGCGAGATCATATAGAAGACGGCAGGGTGCAGCGAGGAGCCAGGGAGCGAGATCATATAGAAGACAGCAGGGTGCAGCGGGGATCCAGGGAGCGAGATCATATAGAAGACAGCAGGGTGCAGCGAGGAGCCAGGGAGCGAGATCATATAGAAGACGGCAGGGTGCAGAGAGGAGCCAAGGGAGCGGGATCATATAGAAGACAGCAGGGTGCAGAAAGGAGCCAGGGAGCGAGATCATATAGAAGACGGCAGGGTGCAGAGAGGAGCCAGGGAGCGAGATCATATAGAAGACAGCAGGATGCAGCGAGGAGCCAGGGAGCGAGATCATAG